Proteins from a single region of Nitrospinota bacterium:
- a CDS encoding DUF2384 domain-containing protein, with amino-acid sequence MAIPLGGKGRPGGEPRSEIDRVIVEVKEGLPFKAFENIQKLLNLDTYTMARMLDISKRTIDRRKSGKQRFAPGESDRLARLGRIIALAEDVLEDRENAIEWLHDPNPALSWERPLNLLDTELGTKKVEDVLMRIEHGIYG; translated from the coding sequence TTGGCAATCCCACTTGGCGGCAAGGGGCGTCCTGGTGGCGAGCCTCGATCCGAGATTGACAGGGTCATTGTCGAAGTTAAAGAAGGACTTCCTTTCAAGGCGTTTGAGAACATCCAAAAACTGCTCAACCTTGATACGTACACAATGGCCCGTATGCTGGACATTTCAAAACGGACGATAGACCGCCGCAAGTCTGGCAAACAGCGTTTTGCGCCTGGTGAGTCGGACAGGCTCGCGCGGCTGGGACGGATAATCGCACTGGCCGAGGATGTGTTAGAGGATCGTGAGAACGCCATAGAATGGCTACATGATCCAAACCCTGCACTAAGCTGGGAGAGACCCTTGAACCTTCTGGACACGGAGCTGGGAACCAAGAAGGTCGAGGATGTGCTGATGAGAATAGAGCACGGAATCTACGGCTGA